One window of Pelmatolapia mariae isolate MD_Pm_ZW linkage group LG18, Pm_UMD_F_2, whole genome shotgun sequence genomic DNA carries:
- the LOC134616390 gene encoding zinc finger protein ZFP2-like has product MSSVRYLREFINERLTAAAEEIFLEFEKTIVQYEEVIDRQQRLLSITWKPETQLHKTVPPDVPQQHVCKEEEEVLPEQQERSSSLDQGEPEPLQIKEEPEELCSSQEGEQLVLKEEIDTFMVTETYEESEHSESEPDSDQLLSHSSAERTEIRDQEGVGSADPGASRSHSSNAEDSPVSESQCHATTGEKSLTCGFCGKAFKNKYKMIDHHRVHTGEKPYSCETCGRSFTQRGTLTVHMRTHTGEKPYSCKICGKGCTVRSNLMVHMRTHTGEMPYLCNTCGDRFSDLSTYKRHTTVHTGETPYSCETCGKAFNRGSNLLRHMRTHTDERPYSCQTCGKMFTRSNHLLRHMKIHTGEESQ; this is encoded by the exons ATGTCGTCAGTTCGCTACCTGAGAGAGTTTATCAACGAGCGACTAACTGCTGCTGCCGAGGAAATCTTCCTGGAGTTTGAAAAAACGATCGTGCAGTACGAGGAAGTGATCGACCGGCAGCAGAGGCTGCTGAGCATCACCTGGAAACCCGAAACACAGCTTCACAAGACAG TCCCTCCAGACGTCCCACAGCAGCATGTCtgtaaggaggaggaggaggttctCCCTGAGCAGCAGGAGAGGAGCTCCAGTCTGGACCAGGGCGAACCAGAACCTCTGCAGATTAAAGAGGAACCCGAGGAactgtgcagcagtcaggagggagagcagctggTGCTGAAGGAGGAGATTGATACTTTTATGGTGACTGAAACTTATGAGGAAAGCGAGCACAGCGAATCAGAGCCAGACAGCGATCAGCTCCTCTCTCACAGCTCTGCCGAGAGAACCGAGATCCGAGATCAGGAAGGAGTCGGGAGCGCAGATCCAGGAGCGTCTAGAAGTCACAGCAGCAACGCAGAAGACTCTCCCGTGTCAGAGAGTCAGTGTCACGCCACCACAGGGGAAAAGTCTTTAACGTGTGGCTTTTGTGGGAAAGCCTTTAAGAACAAGTACAAGATGATTGATCACCACAGAGTCCACACGGGTGAGAAGCCGTATTCTTGTGAAACGTGTGGGAGAAGTTTCACTCAGAGGGGAACGCTGACTGTCCACATGAGGACTCACACAGGCGAGAAGCCGTATTCCTGCAAAATATGTGGGAAAGGCTGCACCGTGAGGAGTAATCTGATGGTCCACATGAGAACGCACACGGGTGAGATGCCTTACCTGTGTAATACCTGCGGGGACAGATTTTCAGACTTGTCgacatacaaaagacacacgACCGTCCACACGGGAGAGACGCCATATTCCTGCGAAACGTGTGGAAAGGCTTTCAACCGAGGCAGTAATCTGCTGCGCCACATGAGAACTCACACAGACGAGAGGCCTTATTCTTGTCAAACGTGCGGGAAAATGTTCACACGCAGTAATCATTTGTTGCGCCACATGAAAATTCACACGGGGGAGGAGTCCCAGTAG
- the LOC134616381 gene encoding zinc finger protein 629-like isoform X1, with amino-acid sequence MPSVQSLREFINERLTAAAEQIFLEFEKTIVQYEEEIDRQRRLLDITWKPQIKLHRTDVPQQRVCEDKEEEEVLPEQQLWNQERSSSLDQEEPEPPQIKEEQEELCSSQEGEQLGLKEETDTFMVTAAEEGEHSEPGGDGECFISQGSETFMRIQSKSKEILELIKNSLWCEEEMDCQRRLLDITWKPEVKLHRTDVPQQPVCEEEEEVLPPQHFWNQERSSSVDQEEPEPPQIKEEQEEPCSSQEGEQLGLKEETDTFMVTAAEEGQHRPTMEQLLSHSSAVDHGESRNVYSTRNKVLAPTTHLRNKSHSKGVDPHMSEIQCNTDTVKKLVTCDVCGKAFKRRSRMKDHYRIHTGEKPHSCKTCGKSFTQRSALTVHMRIHTGERPYPCKTCGKMFTYSSILLGHIRTHTGEKPYHCKICGKVFTYSSHLWRHMKSHPGEKT; translated from the exons ATGCCTTCAGTTCAGTCTCTGAGAGAGTTTATCAACGAGCGactaactgctgctgctgaacaaaTATTCTTGGAGTTTGAAAAAACGATCGTCCAGTACGAGGAAGAGATCGACCGTCAGCGCAGACTGCTGGATATCACCTGGAAACCCCAAATCAAGCTGCACAGGACAG ATGTCCCACAGCAGCGTGTCTGTGAGgataaggaggaggaggaggttctccctgagcagcagctctggaATCAGGAGAGGAGCTCCAGTCTGGACCAGGAGGAACCAGAACctccacagattaaagaggaacaggaggaactgtgcagcagtcaggagggagagcagctgggactgaaggaggagactgataCCTTCATGGTGACTGCTGCTGAGGAAGGAGAGCACAGTGAACCAGGAGGAGACGGGGAGTGCTTCATCTCACAAGGTTCTGAGACCTTTATGCGTATTCAGTCCAAATCTAAAGAAATTTTAGAACTCATTAAGAATTCTCTTTGGTGCGAGGAAGAGATGGACTGTCAGCGCAGACTGCTGGATATCACCTGGAAACCCGAAGTCAAGCTGCACAGGACAG ACGTCCCACAGCAGCCTgtatgtgaggaggaggaggaggttctCCCTCCTCAGCATTTCTGGAACCAGGAGAGGAGCTCCAGTGTGGACCAGGAGGAACCAGAACctccacagattaaagaggaacaggaggaaccgtgcagcagtcaggagggagagcagctgggactgaaggaggagactgataCCTTTATGGTGACTGCTGCTGAGGAAGGACAGCACAGACCAACCATGGAGCAGCTCCTCTCTCACAGCTCTGCTGTAGATCATGGAGAAAGCAGGAACGTTTATTCAACTAGAAATAAAGTGTTAGCACCAACGACACATCTTAGGAACAAAAGTCACAGTAAGGGTGTAGACCCCCACATGTCAGAGATCCAGTGCAACACCGACACAGTGAAAAAGCTCGTaacatgtgatgtttgtggCAAAGCCTTTAAGAGAAGGTCCCGAATGAAGGACCACTACAGAatccacacaggtgagaagcctcATTCTTGCAAAACGTGTGGAAAAAGCTTCACTCAGAGGAGCGCTTTGACTGTCCACATGAGAATCCACACAGGCGAGAGACCGTATCCCTGTAAGACATGCGGGAAAATGTTCACGTACAGTAGCATTTTGTTGGGACACATAAGAACTCATACAGGTGAGAAGCCGTACCACTGTAAAATATGTGGGAAAGTGTTCACGTATAGCAGCCATTTGTGGCGCCACATGAAAAGTCACCCAGGTGAGAAGACGTAG
- the LOC134616381 gene encoding zinc finger protein with KRAB and SCAN domains 8-like isoform X2 — translation MPSVQSLREFINERLTAAAEQIFLEFEKTIVQYEEEIDRQRRLLDITWKPQIKLHRTDVPQQRVCEDKEEEEVLPEQQLWNQERSSSLDQEEPEPPQIKEEQEELCSSQEGEQLGLKEETDTFMVTAAEEGEHSEPGGDGECFISQEMDCQRRLLDITWKPEVKLHRTDVPQQPVCEEEEEVLPPQHFWNQERSSSVDQEEPEPPQIKEEQEEPCSSQEGEQLGLKEETDTFMVTAAEEGQHRPTMEQLLSHSSAVDHGESRNVYSTRNKVLAPTTHLRNKSHSKGVDPHMSEIQCNTDTVKKLVTCDVCGKAFKRRSRMKDHYRIHTGEKPHSCKTCGKSFTQRSALTVHMRIHTGERPYPCKTCGKMFTYSSILLGHIRTHTGEKPYHCKICGKVFTYSSHLWRHMKSHPGEKT, via the exons ATGCCTTCAGTTCAGTCTCTGAGAGAGTTTATCAACGAGCGactaactgctgctgctgaacaaaTATTCTTGGAGTTTGAAAAAACGATCGTCCAGTACGAGGAAGAGATCGACCGTCAGCGCAGACTGCTGGATATCACCTGGAAACCCCAAATCAAGCTGCACAGGACAG ATGTCCCACAGCAGCGTGTCTGTGAGgataaggaggaggaggaggttctccctgagcagcagctctggaATCAGGAGAGGAGCTCCAGTCTGGACCAGGAGGAACCAGAACctccacagattaaagaggaacaggaggaactgtgcagcagtcaggagggagagcagctgggactgaaggaggagactgataCCTTCATGGTGACTGCTGCTGAGGAAGGAGAGCACAGTGAACCAGGAGGAGACGGGGAGTGCTTCATCTCACAAG AGATGGACTGTCAGCGCAGACTGCTGGATATCACCTGGAAACCCGAAGTCAAGCTGCACAGGACAG ACGTCCCACAGCAGCCTgtatgtgaggaggaggaggaggttctCCCTCCTCAGCATTTCTGGAACCAGGAGAGGAGCTCCAGTGTGGACCAGGAGGAACCAGAACctccacagattaaagaggaacaggaggaaccgtgcagcagtcaggagggagagcagctgggactgaaggaggagactgataCCTTTATGGTGACTGCTGCTGAGGAAGGACAGCACAGACCAACCATGGAGCAGCTCCTCTCTCACAGCTCTGCTGTAGATCATGGAGAAAGCAGGAACGTTTATTCAACTAGAAATAAAGTGTTAGCACCAACGACACATCTTAGGAACAAAAGTCACAGTAAGGGTGTAGACCCCCACATGTCAGAGATCCAGTGCAACACCGACACAGTGAAAAAGCTCGTaacatgtgatgtttgtggCAAAGCCTTTAAGAGAAGGTCCCGAATGAAGGACCACTACAGAatccacacaggtgagaagcctcATTCTTGCAAAACGTGTGGAAAAAGCTTCACTCAGAGGAGCGCTTTGACTGTCCACATGAGAATCCACACAGGCGAGAGACCGTATCCCTGTAAGACATGCGGGAAAATGTTCACGTACAGTAGCATTTTGTTGGGACACATAAGAACTCATACAGGTGAGAAGCCGTACCACTGTAAAATATGTGGGAAAGTGTTCACGTATAGCAGCCATTTGTGGCGCCACATGAAAAGTCACCCAGGTGAGAAGACGTAG